From a single Candidatus Defluviilinea gracilis genomic region:
- a CDS encoding PD40 domain-containing protein codes for MDSQNKIVSAFDKTLLVGLGCGVLVLCGIIAWFAYIVQNLPIPSTESTQLAPPTQTPNSPILQFSSPLPPPTETLSPTSIPNFNDSPPTGKIVFACYIKQIDQICLMNADGTGREQLTDFDATAFYPSLSPDGQTIYFSSKRSGGFEIYSIGINGDGLQRLTRDIGSLYAPELSPSGELIVFAKSGDGLWVMKPDGDNPRPFTDRDDIDPTWSPDGSMIAFASSRSGQRQLFVMNADGSNIQQVTDLNNVGGRSTWSPDGTRLAFYRGPAGDHDIYIINIDGTGLVRLTHGGDNLGPSWSPDGIWIAFTSFRDGNNEIYIIHPGGTGLTRLTNNSISDWQPRWGR; via the coding sequence ATGGATTCGCAAAACAAGATTGTCTCAGCGTTCGATAAAACTCTCCTCGTTGGTCTGGGATGCGGCGTCCTCGTGCTGTGCGGCATCATCGCGTGGTTTGCGTACATCGTTCAAAACTTGCCCATCCCATCAACTGAATCCACGCAACTCGCTCCACCAACACAAACCCCCAATTCTCCAATCCTCCAATTCTCCTCACCACTCCCTCCTCCCACCGAAACTCTATCTCCCACCTCCATCCCAAACTTCAACGACTCTCCTCCAACAGGAAAAATCGTTTTCGCCTGTTACATCAAACAGATTGACCAGATCTGCCTGATGAACGCGGATGGCACAGGGCGCGAACAACTCACAGACTTCGACGCGACCGCGTTCTACCCATCGCTTTCACCCGACGGGCAAACGATTTACTTTTCCTCCAAACGCAGCGGCGGATTTGAAATCTACTCCATCGGAATCAACGGCGACGGACTGCAACGCCTCACGCGCGATATCGGCAGTCTCTACGCCCCCGAACTTTCCCCCAGCGGAGAGTTGATCGTCTTCGCCAAATCGGGCGACGGACTCTGGGTAATGAAACCCGACGGCGATAACCCGCGTCCGTTCACGGATCGCGACGACATTGACCCCACCTGGTCACCCGACGGTTCGATGATCGCTTTCGCCTCCTCGCGCAGTGGACAACGTCAATTGTTCGTGATGAATGCCGACGGCTCGAACATTCAACAAGTGACCGACTTGAACAACGTGGGCGGACGCAGTACCTGGTCACCCGATGGGACTCGACTCGCGTTCTATCGCGGTCCCGCAGGGGACCACGACATCTACATCATCAACATTGACGGCACAGGGCTGGTGCGACTCACGCACGGCGGCGATAACCTCGGTCCCTCGTGGTCGCCCGATGGCATCTGGATCGCCTTCACCTCCTTCCGCGACGGCAACAACGAAATCTACATCATCCACCCCGGCGGGACAGGCTTGACTCGGCTCACGAATAACTCAATCTCCGATTGGCAACCGAGGTGGGGAAGGTAG
- a CDS encoding restriction endonuclease produces MVKTQSILKRWGITERELTELVDQNPSLRGILLGYVAEKKFHDKYLSHPDISEKEKGDDHDRNKKGDRRIVYKGHTFLIEVKSLQTNSVKNLGSGKWTGRAQVDASDRRVVTFPNKTKLNTTCLLRGEFDLLAVNCFAFGEQWRFAFALNSELPENTYSKYTAYQRKHLLPSLITIEWALQPPFTDNPFALLDKLIQQKSS; encoded by the coding sequence GTGGTTAAAACACAATCGATTTTAAAGCGTTGGGGAATAACTGAGCGCGAACTCACTGAACTTGTGGACCAAAATCCGAGTTTACGTGGGATTTTATTGGGCTATGTTGCAGAAAAGAAATTCCATGATAAATACCTGAGTCATCCTGACATTTCCGAAAAAGAAAAAGGCGACGATCATGACAGGAATAAGAAAGGAGATCGACGGATAGTTTATAAAGGTCATACTTTTCTTATAGAAGTTAAGAGTTTGCAAACAAACAGCGTGAAAAATCTTGGCAGTGGAAAATGGACAGGAAGAGCCCAAGTTGACGCAAGTGACAGACGAGTGGTTACGTTTCCTAATAAAACCAAACTGAATACAACCTGCCTGCTCAGAGGCGAGTTCGATTTATTGGCTGTAAATTGTTTTGCTTTTGGAGAACAATGGCGTTTTGCTTTTGCGCTCAACTCAGAATTACCTGAAAACACTTATTCAAAGTACACAGCTTATCAGCGAAAACATTTATTGCCATCTCTCATTACCATTGAATGGGCTTTACAACCGCCTTTTACTGACAACCCATTTGCTTTACTTGACAAACTAATCCAACAAAAATCATCTTGA
- a CDS encoding helix-turn-helix transcriptional regulator: protein MKRRDAHNQLRDVLLDARRKKGLTQVEVATLLEKPQSFVSKYESGERRLDIIEFLEVCKALKVNPATIIQQLEIDGG from the coding sequence ATGAAAAGGCGCGACGCACATAACCAACTGCGAGATGTTTTACTTGATGCAAGGCGCAAAAAAGGACTAACGCAAGTCGAGGTTGCCACTCTGTTGGAAAAACCACAATCCTTTGTCTCAAAATACGAAAGCGGCGAAAGACGGTTAGATATCATCGAGTTTCTTGAAGTGTGTAAAGCTCTAAAGGTAAATCCTGCAACAATTATTCAGCAATTGGAGATTGATGGTGGTTAA
- a CDS encoding site-specific DNA-methyltransferase, with translation MTIKQLDFLEQKKNGISKRIQGGISTTDVVVSASVNGNSEIFPQILTLHVPEGSKIADVTYGNGVFWRNVELSKYELAKSDIASGVDCRKLPYENESFDALVLDPPYMEGLLRNNKEHKAGNGSFSAFRNYYSNGDEENGGAKWHAAVTDLYFKAGAEAYRVLRSNGVLIVKCQDEVSANRQWLTHVEIINHYEKMGFYTKDLFVVVRTNKAGISRLIKQKHARKNHSYFLVFIKLTKNKNGKSLPRSR, from the coding sequence ATGACAATAAAACAATTAGATTTTCTTGAACAGAAAAAAAATGGCATATCAAAAAGAATTCAAGGTGGGATTTCCACAACAGATGTCGTGGTGTCTGCTTCCGTTAATGGAAATTCCGAAATTTTTCCTCAAATACTCACTTTGCATGTTCCTGAAGGTTCAAAAATTGCTGACGTTACATATGGCAATGGAGTGTTTTGGCGAAATGTAGAATTGTCAAAATACGAACTTGCCAAGAGCGACATTGCTTCGGGTGTTGATTGTAGGAAATTGCCATATGAAAACGAAAGTTTTGACGCATTGGTTCTAGATCCTCCGTACATGGAAGGACTATTACGAAATAACAAAGAGCACAAAGCGGGAAACGGCTCGTTTTCCGCATTTAGAAATTATTATTCGAATGGCGATGAAGAAAATGGGGGAGCGAAATGGCATGCCGCCGTGACAGACCTTTATTTCAAAGCAGGCGCAGAAGCGTATCGAGTGTTGCGGTCAAATGGCGTACTGATTGTTAAATGCCAAGACGAAGTATCTGCGAATCGCCAGTGGCTCACACATGTAGAAATAATCAACCACTATGAAAAAATGGGGTTTTATACCAAAGATCTTTTTGTTGTGGTTAGAACAAATAAAGCAGGAATTTCACGATTGATTAAGCAAAAACATGCCCGAAAGAATCATAGCTATTTTCTTGTGTTTATCAAATTGACCAAGAACAAAAACGGAAAATCTTTGCCTCGTTCAAGATGA